Proteins encoded by one window of Triticum aestivum cultivar Chinese Spring unplaced genomic scaffold, IWGSC CS RefSeq v2.1 scaffold171615, whole genome shotgun sequence:
- the LOC123176060 gene encoding putative AP2/ERF and B3 domain-containing protein Os01g0140700 — MASGKPTNHGMEDDNDMEYSSAESGAEDAAEPSSSPVLAPPRAAPSSRFKGVVPQPNGRWGAQIYEKHSRVWLGTFPDEDAAVRAYDVAALRFRGPDAVINHQRPTAAEEAGSSSSRSELDPELGFLADHSKAEIVDMLRKHTYDDELRQGLRRGRGRAQPTPAWARELLFEKAVTPSDVGKLNRLVVPKQQAEKHFPPTTAAATGSNGKGVLLNFEDGEGKVWRFRYSYWNSSQSYVLTKGWSRFVKETGLRAGDTVAFYRSAYGNDTEDQLFIDYKKMNKNDDAADAAISDENETGHVAVKLFGVDIAGGGMAGSSGG; from the coding sequence ATGGCATCTGGCAAGCCGACAAACCACGGgatggaggacgacaacgacatgGAGTACTCCTCCGCGGAATCGGGGGCCGAGGACGCGGCggagccgtcgtcgtcgccggtgCTGGCGCCGCCCCGGGCGGCTCCATCGTCGCGGTTCAAGGGCGTCGTGCCGCAGCCCAACGGGCGGTGGGGAGCGCAGATCTACGAGAAGCACTCGCGGGTGTGGCTCGGAACGTTCCCCGACGAGGACGCCGCCGTGCGCGCCTACGACGTGGCCGCGCTCCGCTTCCGCGGCCCGGACGCCGTCATCAACCACCAGCGAccgacggccgcggaggaggccggctCGTCGTCGTCCAGGAGCGAGCTGGATCCAGAGCTCGGCTTCCTTGCCGACCACTCCAAGGCCGAGATCGTCGACATGCTCCGGAAGCACACCTACGACGACGAGCTCCGTCAGGGCCTGCGCCGCGGCCGCGGGCGCGCGCAGCCGACGCCGGCGTGGGCACGAGAGCTCCTCTTCGAGAAGGCCGTGACCCCGAGCGACGTCGGCAAGCTCAACCGCCTCGTGGTGCCGAAGCAGCAGGCCGAGAAGCACTTCCCTCCGACCACTGCGGCGGCCACCGGCAGCAACGGCAAGGGCGTGCTGCTCAACTTCGAGGACGGCGAAGGGAAGGTGTGGCGCTTCCGGTACTCGTACTGGAACAGCAGCCAGAGCTACGTGCTCACCAAGGGCTGGAGCCGCTTCGTCAAGGAGACGGGCCTCCGCGCCGGCGACACCGTGGCGTTCTACCGGTCGGCGTACGGGAATGACACGGAGGATCAGCTCTTCATCGACTACAAGAAGATGAACAAGAATGACGATGCTGCGGACGCGGCGATTTCCGATGAGAATGAGACAGGCCATGTCGCCGTCAAGCTCTTCGGCGTTGACATTGCCGGTGGAGGGATGGCGGGATCATCAGGTGGCTGA